From a region of the Qipengyuania spongiae genome:
- a CDS encoding alpha/beta fold hydrolase translates to MSSTLFHDLPDGRRIAHRHIEGGGPTLVFLPGYMSDMAGSKATTLLDWAREQGRGCLLLDYSGCGESSGQFADGTLSRWAEEVVTLVVAKVRGPVVLVGSSMGGWLMLLVAKKLGARVAGLVGIASAPDFTRWGRTAEERERLAAGETVFDPNPYGPEPTPTHPGFFADAETNLLLEGEIALNCPAHLLHGQRDADVPWEISLRLADALRSDAVKVTLVKDGDHRLSRPQDIALLLRTVAHLPETD, encoded by the coding sequence ATGTCCTCCACCCTGTTTCACGACCTACCTGACGGGCGCCGGATCGCCCATCGCCACATCGAGGGCGGCGGCCCGACGCTGGTGTTCCTGCCCGGTTACATGTCCGACATGGCAGGCAGCAAGGCGACGACCCTGCTGGACTGGGCGCGAGAGCAGGGGCGCGGTTGCCTGCTGCTCGACTATTCCGGTTGCGGCGAAAGCTCGGGCCAGTTCGCCGACGGCACGCTGTCGCGCTGGGCCGAGGAAGTGGTCACGCTGGTCGTGGCGAAGGTTCGGGGGCCGGTCGTTCTGGTCGGATCCTCGATGGGGGGCTGGCTCATGCTTCTCGTCGCGAAGAAGCTCGGTGCCCGCGTCGCGGGGCTGGTCGGCATCGCGTCCGCGCCGGACTTCACCCGCTGGGGCCGCACTGCGGAAGAACGCGAGCGGCTCGCCGCGGGCGAGACCGTGTTCGATCCCAATCCCTATGGCCCCGAACCGACTCCGACCCATCCCGGTTTCTTCGCCGATGCCGAGACCAATCTCCTGCTCGAAGGCGAAATCGCGCTCAATTGCCCGGCCCACCTCCTGCACGGCCAGCGCGATGCGGACGTGCCGTGGGAGATAAGCCTGCGCCTTGCCGATGCGCTGCGTTCGGACGCGGTAAAGGTGACTTTGGTCAAGGACGGCGATCATCGCCTGTCCCGGCCGCAGGACATCGCCCTGTTGCTGCGGACCGTGGCCCATTTGCCGGAAACCGACTGA
- a CDS encoding NAD(P)/FAD-dependent oxidoreductase: protein MDSYDIVIVGSGHGGAQAAIALRQQGHQGSICMVSRSHIAPYERPPLSKEYLAGEKPLERIMIRPPAFWADKGVELKLGTNVSEIDWMRHEIVCGDDSRIGYRKLIWAAGGDARRLSCQGSDLAGIHTVRYITDVDALRAELDAGARRAVVVGGGYIGLEAAAVLRKMGCEVTLLEAQSRVLARVAGETLSEFYQDEHRRQGVDLRLETGVERIEGKDGRVAAVLTDTGERLECEIVIVGIGIVASVGPLIAADASGTNGVDVDRYCRTTLDDIYAIGDCAAHANSYADNAVIRLESVQNANDMATCAARSIMGEKQEYDAVPWFWSNQYDLKLQTVGLSLEHDTSVVRGDPDRRKFSVIYLREGRVIALDCVNNVKDYVQGRKLVEAGAVIAPEALADADTPLKDMF from the coding sequence ATGGATAGCTACGATATCGTCATCGTCGGCTCGGGGCATGGCGGCGCGCAGGCCGCCATCGCTTTGCGTCAGCAAGGACACCAGGGATCGATCTGCATGGTCAGCCGGTCTCATATCGCCCCCTACGAGCGGCCACCCCTGTCGAAGGAATACCTCGCCGGGGAGAAGCCGCTCGAGCGGATCATGATCCGTCCGCCGGCCTTCTGGGCGGACAAGGGTGTCGAACTGAAGCTCGGCACGAACGTGTCCGAAATCGACTGGATGAGGCACGAGATCGTGTGCGGGGATGACAGCCGGATCGGCTATCGCAAGCTTATCTGGGCCGCAGGCGGCGATGCGCGGCGACTGTCGTGCCAAGGCTCCGATCTCGCCGGAATCCACACCGTCCGCTATATCACCGACGTCGATGCCCTTCGCGCCGAACTCGATGCGGGGGCGCGCCGCGCGGTGGTGGTCGGCGGCGGTTACATCGGTCTCGAGGCAGCGGCGGTGCTCCGCAAAATGGGCTGCGAGGTCACTCTGCTCGAAGCGCAATCCCGCGTTCTGGCTCGCGTGGCCGGCGAGACGCTGAGCGAATTCTATCAGGATGAACATCGTCGGCAAGGCGTCGATCTGCGGCTGGAAACCGGCGTCGAACGGATAGAGGGCAAGGACGGACGGGTCGCCGCCGTGCTCACCGACACCGGCGAGCGGCTCGAATGCGAGATCGTGATTGTCGGGATCGGCATCGTTGCCTCCGTAGGTCCGCTGATCGCCGCGGACGCATCGGGCACCAACGGGGTCGATGTCGATCGTTACTGCCGCACGACACTCGACGACATCTACGCGATCGGCGACTGCGCGGCGCACGCCAATTCCTATGCCGACAATGCCGTCATCCGGCTGGAGTCGGTGCAGAACGCCAACGACATGGCGACCTGTGCCGCCCGTTCGATCATGGGCGAGAAGCAGGAATACGATGCGGTCCCGTGGTTCTGGTCGAACCAGTACGACCTGAAACTCCAAACCGTCGGCCTTTCGCTGGAGCACGACACCAGCGTCGTGCGCGGCGATCCGGACCGCCGCAAGTTCTCCGTGATCTATCTTCGCGAGGGCCGAGTGATCGCGCTCGACTGCGTGAACAACGTCAAGGACTATGTACAGGGCCGCAAGCTAGTCGAGGCAGGGGCCGTCATCGCGCCGGAAGCGCTGGCCGATGCCGATACCCCGCTCAAGGACATGTTCTGA
- a CDS encoding NAD-glutamate dehydrogenase → MVSKKTSATRADTVPAKLVEALAAHMSESQLPGDTPFETTALRDAAQFLLSTGLTRETRKSAIAIESASGERRMLRIAIVNDDMPFLVDSAAAAIAATGLAIDRLVHPVVAVERDGEGKLVAIRDGDPDPADWESMIYIETPRLDARQRRELLQTLRETMGDVRAAVGDWPKLRKAMQADADRIESEDSEGAALLRWLDEGMLTQLGHLVRHRDGEVTDTLGICRKSSRELLADASYDSAFAWFENAKNTRLPLVIKANRISLVHRHVPLDLLLLPLRENGKVTALSVHAGVWTSAALAAQPRDVPRLRSQLEAIMTRLEFDRGGHAGKALVHALTTLPHDLLIGFDARDIERLSTTMMSLVDRPRPRLALVEAPLARHLFAFVWLPRDLLSTQLREQIRKMLEQSASARLLDWSLEVEGGNLAMLRFVLDIRDTEGAPDEGALDDQLQTMLRGWTEAVETELAELVEPGRAAALALRWAESFPTSFRAHFGAQEAAIDIARLHALGVHSDSDTPRQRDARLYFCEREAESCLRLKLYQAEGSLPLSDAVPTLENFGFHVHTEMPFVLEEGRLGTIHDFRLTLSPGTDAEAMVARAGAIEEAVAAVLNGEAENDVFNRLVCEASLLASEAGLLRAFYRYLRQAGMGFTIYTVVDALRGAPDVTRALVALFAAQHDPDFGSSTGKGREEAVEDAKTAIKRGLAKVVAINDDRLLRLYHSLIDAILRTNFFAPAAEEALAFKIESELVPNLPKPIPWREIFVYSRRVEGIHLRSGAIARGGLRWSDRRDDFRTEILGLMKAQRVKNAVIVPTGAKGGFYPKQLPNPAIDRDGWAAEGQGSYEVFIRTLLSITDNIVDDKVVHPQDVVIHDGEDPYFVVAADKGTAKFSDVANGIAEQRGFWLDDAFASGGSNGYDHKAMGITAKGAWVSVQRHFLEMGVDVQSEPVEVVGCGDMSGDVFGNGMLLSKAIKLVAAFDHRHIFIDPDPDPAASWAERARMFDLPRSSWDDYDRSVISKGGGVFARDAKTIKLSKAAQKALDLSDAEIEPDALITAILKAPVDLVWFGGIGTYIKAVQENNAQVGDPANDALRIDAGEIRAKVVGEGANLGVTQAGRIEFALRGGRINTDFIDNSAGVDCSDNEVNIKIALAAARRSGKLSEARRNALLKGMTDEVAELVLEDNRLQALALSIAEMGGPRVADAQLRLIESLEDSGNLDRRTEGLADHETLGRRIADGKGLTRPELAVLLSSTKLVLQDAIENGPLSQTEALEPLLLHAFPEPMRDKFKPQILGHRLRRQLVATKLANRIVNRIGLVHPFELAEEEGATLEEVAAAFVVADQLYGMNQLWAEIDRAEMPEHARLMLFDRAARGMRIQMADLLCVGIDPADPQAILETLSGGVSRLSRASQDLLESESRMHSDRLQNEFAEAGAPDAVSAKVAHLFEMDGAVGLAKLARQTEIDVFDLTGAFTALGSELGLDWAQATSALMSPSDVWERLLVGGLARDFQQMRIDFLRRLARRKGAKDDMPAMVGKWVMENASGVRNFRTMIGRAQAQSPVAPAVLAQIASMARNLLGK, encoded by the coding sequence ATGGTTTCCAAGAAGACGTCCGCAACGCGGGCCGATACCGTCCCGGCCAAGCTGGTCGAGGCGCTGGCCGCGCATATGAGCGAATCCCAGCTACCCGGCGACACGCCGTTCGAGACAACCGCCCTGCGCGATGCCGCCCAATTTCTCCTGTCGACCGGCCTGACGCGCGAAACCCGCAAATCCGCGATCGCGATCGAATCCGCCAGCGGCGAACGCCGGATGCTACGCATCGCGATCGTGAACGACGACATGCCGTTCCTGGTGGATTCGGCCGCTGCGGCGATCGCCGCTACGGGCCTCGCCATCGACCGCCTGGTCCACCCGGTGGTCGCAGTCGAACGCGACGGGGAAGGCAAGCTCGTCGCGATTCGCGATGGCGATCCCGACCCCGCAGACTGGGAATCGATGATCTACATCGAGACCCCCCGACTCGACGCTCGCCAGCGTCGCGAATTGCTGCAGACCCTGCGCGAAACCATGGGCGACGTGCGCGCCGCGGTGGGCGACTGGCCGAAACTGCGCAAAGCGATGCAGGCCGATGCGGATCGGATCGAAAGCGAGGATTCCGAAGGCGCCGCCCTGCTGCGCTGGCTCGACGAGGGAATGCTGACACAGCTCGGCCATCTCGTCCGCCATCGCGACGGGGAGGTGACTGACACTCTCGGCATCTGCCGCAAGAGTTCGCGTGAACTGCTCGCCGATGCATCCTACGACAGCGCCTTTGCCTGGTTCGAGAATGCGAAGAACACGCGGCTTCCGCTGGTCATCAAGGCCAACCGGATTTCGCTCGTCCATCGCCACGTTCCGCTCGACCTCCTGCTCCTGCCCCTGCGCGAGAACGGCAAGGTGACGGCGCTCTCGGTCCATGCCGGTGTCTGGACCAGTGCCGCGCTCGCCGCGCAGCCGCGCGACGTTCCGCGCCTGCGCAGCCAGCTCGAGGCGATCATGACGCGGCTCGAATTCGATCGTGGCGGCCATGCGGGCAAGGCGCTGGTCCACGCGCTGACCACCCTGCCGCACGATCTCCTGATCGGTTTCGATGCGCGCGATATCGAGCGTCTGTCGACGACGATGATGAGCCTGGTCGATCGCCCCCGTCCGCGCCTTGCGCTGGTGGAGGCACCGCTCGCCCGGCACCTTTTCGCCTTCGTCTGGTTGCCGCGGGACCTGCTCTCCACGCAATTGCGCGAACAGATCCGGAAAATGCTCGAACAGAGTGCTTCGGCGCGGTTGCTCGACTGGAGCCTCGAAGTAGAGGGTGGCAATCTCGCCATGCTGCGCTTCGTCCTCGACATCCGCGATACCGAAGGCGCGCCGGATGAAGGGGCGCTGGACGATCAGCTCCAGACGATGCTGCGCGGCTGGACCGAAGCGGTCGAAACCGAACTCGCCGAACTGGTCGAACCGGGCCGAGCCGCCGCACTTGCCCTGCGCTGGGCGGAAAGCTTCCCAACCTCCTTCCGTGCCCATTTCGGCGCGCAGGAGGCGGCGATCGACATTGCGCGCCTTCATGCGCTCGGCGTCCATTCCGACTCCGACACACCCCGGCAGCGCGACGCGCGGCTCTACTTCTGCGAGCGCGAGGCCGAATCCTGCCTGCGCCTCAAGCTCTACCAGGCCGAGGGCAGCCTGCCGCTATCCGATGCTGTGCCGACGCTCGAGAATTTCGGCTTCCACGTGCACACCGAAATGCCGTTCGTGCTCGAAGAGGGGCGCCTCGGAACGATTCACGACTTCCGCCTGACCCTGTCGCCCGGCACCGATGCCGAAGCGATGGTCGCGCGGGCCGGTGCGATCGAGGAAGCGGTCGCCGCGGTCCTCAATGGCGAGGCGGAGAACGACGTCTTCAACCGACTGGTCTGCGAAGCGTCGCTCTTGGCCAGCGAGGCGGGCCTGCTGCGCGCCTTCTACCGCTATTTGCGCCAGGCCGGGATGGGCTTCACAATCTACACGGTGGTCGATGCCCTGCGCGGCGCGCCCGACGTCACCCGGGCGCTGGTGGCGCTGTTCGCGGCGCAGCACGATCCCGATTTTGGCAGCAGCACCGGCAAGGGTCGCGAAGAGGCCGTCGAAGACGCCAAGACCGCGATCAAGCGCGGCCTCGCCAAGGTCGTCGCCATCAACGACGACCGCTTGCTGCGCCTCTACCACTCGCTGATCGACGCCATCCTGCGGACTAATTTCTTCGCCCCGGCGGCAGAGGAAGCGCTCGCCTTCAAGATCGAATCCGAGCTGGTTCCGAACCTGCCCAAGCCGATCCCATGGCGCGAAATCTTCGTCTATTCCCGCCGGGTCGAGGGCATTCACCTGCGCTCCGGCGCGATCGCGCGCGGCGGCCTTCGCTGGTCGGACCGCCGCGACGATTTCCGCACCGAGATCCTCGGCCTGATGAAGGCCCAGCGGGTCAAGAACGCGGTCATCGTGCCGACCGGTGCAAAGGGCGGTTTCTATCCCAAACAGCTCCCCAACCCTGCCATCGACCGCGATGGCTGGGCAGCCGAAGGGCAGGGCAGCTACGAGGTCTTCATTCGCACCCTGCTCTCGATCACCGACAACATCGTCGACGACAAGGTCGTGCATCCGCAGGACGTGGTGATCCACGACGGGGAAGACCCCTATTTCGTAGTTGCGGCGGACAAGGGCACGGCCAAGTTTTCCGACGTTGCCAACGGGATCGCCGAACAGCGCGGCTTCTGGCTCGACGACGCCTTCGCCAGCGGCGGGTCCAACGGTTATGACCACAAGGCCATGGGTATCACCGCCAAGGGAGCCTGGGTCTCGGTCCAGCGGCACTTTCTCGAGATGGGCGTCGACGTGCAGTCGGAACCGGTCGAGGTCGTCGGTTGCGGCGACATGTCGGGCGACGTGTTCGGCAACGGCATGCTGCTGTCCAAGGCGATCAAGCTGGTCGCGGCCTTCGATCACCGGCACATCTTCATCGATCCCGATCCCGATCCGGCCGCTAGCTGGGCCGAGCGCGCCCGCATGTTCGACCTGCCGCGTTCCAGCTGGGACGATTACGACCGCAGCGTCATCTCGAAGGGCGGCGGCGTGTTCGCGCGCGATGCCAAGACCATCAAGCTGTCCAAGGCGGCGCAGAAGGCGCTCGACCTCAGCGACGCCGAGATCGAACCCGACGCGCTGATCACGGCAATCCTGAAGGCCCCGGTCGACCTGGTCTGGTTCGGTGGCATCGGGACCTACATCAAGGCGGTGCAGGAGAACAACGCACAGGTCGGCGATCCCGCGAACGATGCCCTGCGCATCGATGCGGGCGAGATTCGCGCCAAGGTGGTCGGCGAGGGCGCCAATCTGGGCGTCACGCAGGCGGGCCGTATCGAATTTGCCCTTCGCGGCGGACGGATCAACACCGACTTCATCGACAATTCGGCCGGCGTCGACTGCTCGGACAACGAGGTCAACATCAAGATCGCTCTGGCTGCCGCACGCCGCAGCGGAAAGCTTTCCGAAGCCAGGCGCAACGCTCTGCTGAAGGGCATGACCGATGAGGTGGCCGAGCTGGTGCTGGAGGATAATCGTCTCCAGGCACTGGCGCTGTCCATCGCCGAAATGGGCGGACCGCGCGTCGCCGACGCGCAGTTGCGGCTGATCGAATCGCTCGAGGACTCGGGCAATCTCGACCGCCGCACTGAAGGCCTTGCCGATCACGAGACGCTCGGACGGCGGATCGCCGACGGGAAAGGTCTGACACGCCCCGAACTCGCCGTTCTGCTGTCCTCGACCAAGCTGGTCTTGCAAGATGCGATCGAGAACGGGCCGCTATCGCAGACCGAGGCGCTCGAACCTCTGCTGCTCCACGCATTCCCCGAACCCATGCGGGACAAGTTCAAGCCGCAGATCCTCGGCCATCGCCTGCGTCGTCAGCTGGTCGCCACCAAGCTCGCCAACCGGATCGTCAACCGGATCGGCCTCGTCCATCCGTTCGAGTTGGCCGAGGAAGAGGGCGCGACTCTGGAAGAAGTCGCGGCGGCCTTCGTGGTCGCCGACCAGCTCTACGGCATGAACCAGCTGTGGGCGGAAATCGATCGCGCCGAGATGCCCGAACATGCACGCCTGATGCTGTTCGATCGTGCCGCCCGCGGCATGCGCATCCAGATGGCCGACCTGCTGTGCGTCGGGATCGATCCCGCCGATCCGCAGGCGATCCTCGAAACATTGAGCGGAGGCGTCTCGCGCCTCTCCCGTGCCTCTCAGGATCTCCTCGAAAGCGAGAGCCGGATGCATTCGGATCGCCTCCAGAATGAATTCGCAGAAGCTGGCGCGCCCGACGCCGTCTCGGCCAAGGTGGCGCATCTCTTCGAGATGGACGGTGCGGTCGGCCTCGCCAAGCTCGCCCGCCAGACCGAAATCGATGTGTTCGATCTCACCGGTGCCTTCACCGCGCTCGGGTCCGAACTCGGTCTCGACTGGGCGCAGGCGACTTCGGCGCTGATGAGCCCGTCGGACGTGTGGGAACGCCTGCTCGTCGGCGGGCTCGCCCGCGACTTCCAGCAGATGCGGATCGACTTCCTACGCCGGCTCGCCCGGCGCAAGGGCGCCAAGGACGACATGCCCGCAATGGTCGGCAAGTGGGTCATGGAAAATGCGAGCGGCGTCCGCAATTTCCGCACGATGATCGGCCGTGCGCAGGCGCAGAGCCCGGTCGCACCCGCGGTCCTGGCGCAGATTGCCAGCATGGCCCGCAACCTCCTCGGCAAATAG
- a CDS encoding tetratricopeptide repeat protein produces MLLLSALPLLFLQVGPNPTVGSIPGLPDELRNRPPREETAPAEPQRQTRLSQCLLSAGRNAQEALDYAQAWREIADSDAELAQTSHCAGLALVRLERFDEARQAFAAARDEIGDTNPAYRARLSAMVGNAAMAAGEAEAALPEFERAEQDAAVAGEAKMRAGFAIDRARALVATGKPELAVAALTTARESDPSNARAWLLSATLSRRLERLGEAQRQIEYAADLAPRDPAIGLEAGVIAAMAGREVDARSSFTSVIDVAPDSPEAATARKYLDQLGGDPAGR; encoded by the coding sequence ATGCTCCTTCTCTCCGCTCTCCCGCTGTTGTTCCTTCAGGTCGGTCCGAATCCCACGGTCGGAAGCATTCCCGGCCTGCCCGACGAGCTGCGCAACCGTCCGCCGCGCGAAGAGACCGCACCCGCCGAACCGCAGCGGCAGACCCGGCTTTCGCAATGCCTGCTCTCCGCCGGACGCAATGCGCAGGAAGCGCTCGACTATGCGCAAGCCTGGCGCGAGATAGCGGACAGCGATGCCGAACTCGCCCAAACCTCGCATTGCGCGGGGCTCGCGCTGGTGCGGCTGGAACGGTTCGACGAGGCGCGGCAGGCCTTTGCCGCCGCGCGCGACGAGATCGGCGATACCAACCCCGCCTACCGTGCGCGGCTGTCGGCGATGGTTGGCAATGCGGCGATGGCGGCGGGTGAGGCCGAGGCGGCGCTGCCCGAGTTCGAACGCGCCGAGCAAGACGCCGCCGTGGCGGGCGAGGCCAAGATGCGCGCCGGTTTCGCCATCGACCGGGCACGAGCACTGGTCGCGACCGGCAAGCCCGAACTCGCGGTCGCGGCGCTCACCACCGCGCGCGAAAGCGATCCTTCCAATGCGCGCGCCTGGCTGCTTTCCGCGACTCTCTCGCGTCGGCTCGAACGGCTGGGCGAAGCGCAGCGCCAGATCGAATACGCCGCCGACCTTGCTCCGCGCGACCCGGCGATAGGTCTCGAAGCCGGGGTGATTGCCGCGATGGCCGGCCGCGAGGTAGACGCACGCAGCAGCTTCACTTCGGTCATCGACGTCGCGCCGGACAGTCCCGAAGCGGCGACCGCGCGCAAATATCTCGACCAGCTCGGAGGCGACCCCGCCGGAAGATGA
- a CDS encoding penicillin acylase family protein produces MRRLAVLTVSALALAGCATTTPQQGDRIAPLAVSAAECCNAQQAEITWDEWGVPHIRAGSDEALRYAYGWAQARGRPDQLLELIGTARGRGAEYWGADRLAEAQMLWTLGVPQSAEKLHAAQTPEYRAQIDAFADGINAWFAAHPESGSAEMRQVLPISGADIIGHIQRVVNLTFNGGRELAQAQRLIASAAAEPGEAGSNGWAIAPSRSASGNAMLLMNPHLPWDGIYTWFEGHHVSPGQNAYGVSLIGQPFPSIMFNEQLGWTHTVNVLDNADIYLFDLAEGGYRIGNEVLPFETETVSLKVRGEGGAMTTRELPIRRTSQGPVIGMANGKAVVVKIAGLGEADHARTFDQYAAMAKADSRAEFEQALAQMQLPMFNVIYADRAGEILYVSNGLTPVRAKGDAAFWAAPVDGSDPANLWSAYRPYSELVRVANPPSGFVQNANEPGYTATLPVVTGPQDYPQDYPVPSLDGRPQHSLELLLADKSISLDEMIAYAHDTRFTMADNLLDDLIAAARRSDDATAMRAGEVLAGWDRRHDAESRGAALFALWAFGFLQNGGDPYERKWSFDDPDAFPEGIDDAKEPAAVAALVGAAQMLEKAGAPLDVPWGVVARTPDGKGGTLPSNLGIGQFGAFRPAYFAPKVDGTGLEFLGGTGWVAAIEFAQQPRARAILPYGNFAAPPEWVRDQHGLYATGQLREVNYAEDSLAGKIRETEAITVPAD; encoded by the coding sequence ATGCGCCGTCTTGCCGTTCTGACCGTTTCCGCGCTGGCTCTGGCCGGTTGCGCCACCACCACGCCACAGCAGGGCGACCGGATAGCGCCGCTTGCCGTATCCGCCGCCGAATGCTGCAACGCGCAGCAGGCGGAGATCACTTGGGACGAATGGGGCGTGCCGCATATCCGCGCCGGATCGGACGAGGCGCTGCGCTATGCCTATGGCTGGGCGCAGGCTCGCGGGCGGCCGGACCAGCTGCTCGAACTCATCGGCACGGCGCGCGGGCGAGGGGCGGAATACTGGGGCGCGGATCGCCTGGCCGAGGCGCAGATGCTGTGGACGCTGGGCGTGCCGCAGTCGGCGGAAAAGCTGCACGCCGCGCAGACGCCTGAATACCGCGCGCAGATCGATGCTTTCGCCGACGGCATCAACGCCTGGTTCGCCGCCCATCCCGAAAGCGGCAGCGCCGAGATGCGGCAGGTCCTGCCGATCAGCGGCGCCGACATCATCGGGCATATCCAGCGGGTGGTGAATCTCACTTTCAACGGCGGGCGCGAACTGGCGCAGGCGCAGCGACTGATCGCCAGCGCGGCGGCTGAACCGGGAGAGGCAGGGTCCAATGGCTGGGCAATTGCCCCTTCGCGTTCGGCCAGCGGGAATGCCATGCTGCTGATGAACCCGCATCTGCCGTGGGACGGCATCTACACCTGGTTCGAAGGGCATCACGTGTCGCCCGGCCAGAACGCCTATGGCGTATCGCTGATCGGCCAGCCCTTCCCCTCGATCATGTTCAACGAGCAGCTTGGCTGGACGCATACCGTCAACGTGCTCGACAATGCGGACATTTATCTCTTCGATCTGGCCGAGGGTGGCTACCGGATCGGGAACGAGGTCCTCCCCTTTGAAACCGAAACCGTGTCGCTGAAGGTGCGCGGTGAAGGTGGTGCCATGACCACGCGCGAACTGCCGATCCGACGGACCAGTCAGGGTCCGGTGATCGGGATGGCGAACGGCAAGGCCGTGGTGGTGAAGATCGCCGGGCTGGGCGAAGCGGACCATGCCCGCACCTTCGACCAGTATGCGGCGATGGCCAAGGCGGATTCGCGCGCCGAGTTCGAGCAGGCGCTGGCGCAGATGCAGCTGCCGATGTTCAACGTGATCTACGCCGATCGCGCGGGCGAGATCCTCTACGTCTCCAACGGCCTCACGCCAGTGCGGGCGAAGGGCGATGCAGCATTTTGGGCAGCGCCAGTTGATGGCTCCGACCCGGCCAATCTGTGGAGCGCATACCGCCCCTATTCGGAGCTGGTCCGGGTCGCCAATCCACCCTCCGGCTTCGTGCAGAACGCCAATGAGCCGGGTTATACCGCGACCCTGCCGGTGGTCACCGGTCCGCAGGATTACCCGCAGGACTATCCCGTGCCGAGTCTCGACGGGCGCCCGCAGCATTCGCTCGAACTGCTGCTGGCGGACAAGAGCATCTCGCTAGACGAGATGATCGCCTACGCCCACGACACCCGCTTCACCATGGCGGACAATCTGCTGGACGACCTGATCGCCGCCGCGCGCAGATCGGACGATGCGACCGCCATGCGCGCGGGCGAGGTGCTGGCCGGGTGGGACCGGCGTCACGACGCCGAGAGCCGCGGGGCGGCCCTGTTCGCGCTCTGGGCCTTCGGCTTCCTGCAAAATGGCGGCGACCCCTACGAGCGCAAATGGTCGTTCGACGATCCGGACGCTTTCCCCGAAGGCATCGACGATGCGAAGGAACCTGCTGCCGTGGCCGCGCTGGTCGGCGCGGCACAGATGCTGGAGAAGGCCGGTGCGCCGCTCGACGTGCCGTGGGGCGTGGTCGCGCGAACGCCGGACGGGAAGGGCGGCACGCTCCCCTCCAATCTCGGCATCGGCCAGTTCGGCGCGTTTCGCCCGGCCTATTTCGCGCCCAAGGTGGACGGGACGGGACTGGAATTTCTCGGCGGCACCGGCTGGGTCGCGGCGATCGAATTCGCGCAGCAACCGCGCGCGCGGGCGATCCTGCCCTACGGCAATTTCGCCGCTCCGCCCGAATGGGTGCGCGACCAGCACGGGCTCTACGCCACAGGCCAGTTGCGCGAGGTGAATTATGCGGAAGACAGTCTCGCGGGCAAGATTCGCGAGACCGAGGCCATTACCGTCCCGGCGGATTGA
- a CDS encoding LLM class flavin-dependent oxidoreductase encodes MTDFSILDLVPVREGGTVGEAFAAATDLARTAEAVGCKRFWVAEHHLMEGIAGGATSVVLAHIASATSTIRIGSGGIMLPNHTPFHIAEQFGTLAALFPGRVDLGLGRAPGAGPELRQAFRKDLHAAAESFPHDVVELRALLTGDIELPIRATPGHGSDLEMWMLGSSLFGANLAGQLGLPYAFASHFAPDHLDAALEVYRREFRPSKALTEPHVMVAMNLFAAETAEEAEMLASSQMQSFVALRTGRPGKLPPPVANYRDSLPAPTRAMLDHIGQASAIGTPDQVREQVQGFLARTRANEVIFGGPTYDPAARTRSLELAMAALAGMRSEG; translated from the coding sequence ATGACAGATTTCTCCATCCTCGATCTCGTCCCCGTCCGCGAGGGCGGCACTGTCGGCGAGGCGTTCGCCGCGGCCACCGATCTCGCCCGCACCGCAGAGGCGGTGGGCTGCAAGCGTTTCTGGGTCGCCGAGCATCACCTGATGGAAGGGATTGCGGGCGGCGCGACCTCGGTCGTCCTCGCGCATATCGCCAGTGCGACAAGCACGATCCGCATCGGATCGGGCGGAATCATGCTGCCCAACCACACCCCGTTCCACATCGCCGAACAGTTCGGCACGCTCGCCGCGCTCTTTCCTGGCCGCGTCGATCTGGGCCTTGGTCGCGCACCCGGAGCGGGCCCCGAACTGCGTCAGGCATTCCGCAAGGATCTCCACGCCGCGGCCGAGAGCTTCCCGCACGACGTCGTCGAACTGCGCGCGCTGCTGACCGGCGATATCGAGCTGCCGATCCGCGCGACCCCCGGGCACGGTTCGGACCTCGAGATGTGGATGCTCGGCTCCAGCCTGTTCGGGGCGAACCTCGCCGGGCAGCTCGGCCTGCCCTACGCCTTCGCCAGCCATTTTGCACCCGACCATCTGGATGCAGCGCTGGAAGTCTATCGCCGCGAATTTCGCCCGTCGAAAGCGCTCACGGAACCGCATGTCATGGTCGCGATGAACCTGTTCGCGGCCGAGACGGCGGAAGAAGCGGAGATGCTCGCCAGTTCGCAGATGCAGTCCTTCGTGGCGCTGCGCACCGGGCGTCCGGGCAAGCTGCCGCCGCCGGTCGCGAACTACCGCGACAGCCTGCCCGCGCCGACTCGTGCCATGCTTGACCACATCGGTCAGGCGAGCGCGATCGGAACGCCCGATCAGGTGCGCGAACAGGTGCAGGGCTTTCTTGCCCGGACCCGCGCCAACGAAGTGATCTTCGGCGGTCCGACATACGATCCCGCAGCCCGCACAAGGTCGCTCGAACTGGCGATGGCCGCGCTTGCGGGGATGCGTTCGGAGGGCTAG